The Streptomyces kanamyceticus genome window below encodes:
- a CDS encoding alpha/beta fold hydrolase translates to MSESSTGAAAVEAVTEAATAAGNWRRAGVAGAAIGVIAAGAAAGVAIERLTVGRGMRKKARLALDASGPYGSLRGMPGTAYAEDGTELFYEVDEVEPDGGRAARARGRFGRRAAAPVTVVFSHGYCLSQDSWHFQRAALRGVVRAVYWDQRSHARSGRGVDQLESGVPVSIDDLGRDLKAVIDAAAPEGPLVLVGHSMGGMTTMALADQFPELIRERVVGVALVGTSSGQLGQVNFGLPVAGMNAVRRVLPGVLRALGSQAELVERGRRATADLFAGVIKRYSFSSKDVDPAIARFAERMIESTPIDVVAEFYPAFTEHDKAEALTHFADLPVLVLAGEHDMVTPSGHSEAIAERLPDAELVLVPDAGHMVMLEHPEVVTDRLVELLARAGGVPVADGAAASRG, encoded by the coding sequence GTGAGCGAGAGCAGCACGGGGGCGGCCGCGGTGGAAGCGGTGACGGAGGCCGCCACCGCGGCCGGGAACTGGCGCAGGGCCGGTGTGGCCGGTGCCGCGATAGGGGTCATCGCCGCGGGTGCCGCGGCGGGTGTCGCCATCGAGCGGCTCACCGTCGGCCGCGGCATGCGCAAGAAGGCGCGGCTCGCGCTCGACGCGTCGGGTCCGTACGGCTCGCTGCGCGGCATGCCGGGCACGGCGTACGCCGAGGACGGCACGGAGCTCTTCTACGAGGTCGACGAGGTCGAGCCGGACGGCGGCCGGGCGGCGCGGGCGCGCGGGCGCTTCGGGCGCCGGGCGGCCGCGCCCGTCACCGTCGTCTTCAGCCACGGCTACTGCCTGAGCCAGGACTCCTGGCACTTCCAGCGGGCCGCGCTGCGCGGCGTCGTGCGCGCGGTCTACTGGGACCAGCGCAGCCACGCCCGTTCGGGGCGCGGCGTCGACCAGCTGGAGAGCGGCGTGCCCGTCTCCATCGACGATCTGGGGCGCGACCTGAAGGCCGTCATCGACGCGGCGGCGCCCGAGGGGCCGCTCGTCCTGGTCGGGCACTCCATGGGTGGCATGACGACGATGGCCCTCGCCGACCAGTTCCCCGAGCTGATCCGCGAGCGGGTCGTCGGCGTCGCCCTGGTCGGTACGTCGTCGGGGCAGCTCGGACAGGTGAACTTCGGGCTCCCGGTGGCCGGGATGAACGCGGTGCGGCGGGTGCTGCCCGGGGTGCTGCGGGCGCTCGGCTCGCAGGCGGAGCTGGTGGAGCGCGGGCGGCGGGCCACGGCCGACCTCTTCGCGGGCGTCATCAAGCGCTATTCGTTCTCGTCCAAGGACGTGGACCCGGCGATCGCGCGGTTCGCCGAGCGCATGATCGAGTCGACGCCGATCGACGTGGTGGCCGAGTTCTACCCGGCGTTCACCGAGCACGACAAGGCGGAGGCGCTCACGCACTTCGCGGACCTGCCCGTCCTGGTCCTCGCCGGGGAGCACGACATGGTGACGCCGAGCGGGCACAGCGAGGCCATCGCGGAGCGGCTGCCGGACGCCGAGCTCGTCCTGGTCCCCGACGCGGGGCACATGGTCATGCTGGAGCACCCCGAGGTGGTCACCGACCGGCTCGTGGAGCTGCTCGCGCGGGCGGGCGGGGTGCCGGTGGCGGACGGTGCGGCGGCGTCCAGGGGCTAA
- the alr gene encoding alanine racemase, which translates to MNETAPFRVRAEIDLAALRANVRALRARARGAAFMAVVKADAYGHGMVPCARAAVDAGADWLGTATPQEALALRAAGLPGRIMCWLWTPGDPWREGVEADLDMSVSALWALREVTAAARQAGRTARVQLKADTGLGRNGCMPEDWPELIAEALRAEAEGTIEVTGLWSHFACADEPGHPSIAAQLTVFREMVAYAEGQGVRPEVRHIANSPATLTLPETHFDLVRPGIAMYGVSPSPEIGTPQDFGLRPVMTVAASLAHVKQAPGGHGVSYGHHYTTPGDTTLGLVPAGYGDGIPRHASGSGPVLVGGKWRTAAGRIAMDQFVVDLGGDEPEVGSEALLFGPGDRGEPTAEDWAQAAGTIAYEIVTRIGSRVPRVYVNERTGADEQHDD; encoded by the coding sequence ATGAACGAGACAGCCCCTTTCCGTGTCCGCGCCGAGATCGACCTCGCCGCCCTCCGCGCCAATGTGCGTGCCCTGCGCGCCCGCGCGCGGGGCGCCGCGTTCATGGCCGTGGTGAAGGCCGACGCGTACGGGCACGGGATGGTGCCCTGCGCCAGGGCCGCGGTCGACGCGGGCGCGGACTGGCTGGGCACCGCGACGCCGCAGGAGGCGCTCGCCCTGCGGGCCGCGGGTCTGCCCGGGCGGATCATGTGCTGGCTGTGGACGCCGGGCGACCCCTGGCGCGAGGGCGTCGAGGCCGACCTGGACATGTCGGTGAGCGCCCTGTGGGCGCTGCGCGAGGTGACCGCGGCCGCCCGGCAGGCGGGCCGCACCGCCCGCGTCCAGCTCAAGGCCGACACGGGCCTCGGGCGCAACGGCTGCATGCCCGAGGACTGGCCCGAGCTGATCGCCGAGGCCCTGCGCGCCGAGGCCGAGGGGACCATCGAGGTCACCGGGCTCTGGTCGCACTTCGCGTGCGCGGACGAGCCGGGCCACCCCTCGATCGCCGCCCAGCTCACGGTCTTCCGCGAGATGGTGGCGTACGCCGAAGGGCAGGGCGTCCGCCCCGAGGTGCGGCACATCGCCAACTCCCCGGCGACGCTGACCCTCCCGGAGACCCACTTCGATCTCGTACGCCCCGGCATCGCGATGTACGGCGTCTCGCCGAGCCCCGAGATCGGCACCCCGCAGGACTTCGGCCTCCGCCCCGTCATGACGGTCGCCGCCTCGCTCGCCCACGTGAAGCAGGCCCCCGGGGGTCACGGCGTCAGTTACGGGCATCACTACACCACCCCCGGGGACACCACCCTCGGCCTCGTCCCCGCCGGGTACGGGGACGGCATTCCGCGGCACGCGTCCGGCTCGGGTCCCGTCCTGGTCGGCGGCAAGTGGCGGACGGCGGCCGGTCGTATCGCGATGGACCAGTTTGTGGTCGACCTCGGCGGGGACGAGCCCGAAGTGGGCTCCGAGGCGCTGCTCTTCGGGCCCGGCGACCGCGGCGAGCCGACCGCGGAGGACTGGGCGCAGGCCGCGGGCACCATCGCGTACGAGATCGTCACCCGCATCGGATCGCGCGTCCCGCGCGTCTATGTGAACGAGCGGACCGGAGCGGACGAGCAGCACGACGACTGA
- a CDS encoding L,D-transpeptidase family protein, with product MISKTAQRGFAVLLALAAALPAAPAAADPAPPRPAPAPAALVPGVPLAPPDPWQLDTPDQALLPYVYRPSAAEDAIEPADGPPGADALIEYVPPSEVTGKAAAAVCTKRAGPYQRQVERYLGRTVDGRQSVADCRAVRAFQRKQGIRPAIGFAGPVTWARMRLLDARENPAATKKCPTRAYRLACVDLSRQLMWVKKGEKVLLGPVPIRTGRAGYRTRTGWHKVYWKHKNHWSSLYNTPMPYSQFFEGGQAFHAIYGNVYSPPGSRGCVNMRLADAKALWKTLLKGDRVYVWGRKPGT from the coding sequence ATGATCAGTAAGACAGCCCAGCGCGGCTTCGCCGTGCTGCTCGCCCTGGCCGCCGCGCTGCCCGCCGCCCCCGCGGCCGCGGACCCCGCGCCGCCGCGGCCCGCCCCCGCGCCCGCCGCACTGGTTCCCGGCGTCCCGCTCGCCCCGCCCGACCCGTGGCAGCTGGACACCCCCGACCAGGCCCTGCTGCCGTACGTGTACCGGCCGAGCGCCGCCGAGGACGCGATCGAGCCCGCGGACGGGCCCCCGGGGGCCGACGCCCTCATCGAGTACGTGCCGCCGAGCGAGGTCACCGGCAAGGCCGCGGCCGCCGTGTGCACCAAGCGCGCCGGGCCCTACCAGCGCCAGGTCGAGCGCTACCTCGGGCGCACGGTGGACGGCAGGCAGTCGGTGGCGGACTGCCGGGCCGTCAGGGCGTTCCAGCGCAAGCAGGGGATCCGGCCCGCCATCGGGTTCGCGGGCCCGGTGACCTGGGCCAGGATGCGGTTGCTCGACGCCCGCGAGAACCCCGCGGCGACGAAGAAGTGCCCCACGCGCGCGTACCGCCTCGCCTGCGTCGATCTGTCCCGGCAGCTGATGTGGGTGAAGAAGGGCGAGAAGGTGCTGCTCGGGCCCGTGCCGATCCGCACCGGGCGGGCCGGATACCGGACCCGCACCGGCTGGCACAAGGTCTACTGGAAGCACAAGAACCACTGGTCCTCGCTGTACAACACCCCCATGCCGTACAGCCAGTTCTTCGAGGGCGGGCAGGCGTTCCACGCCATCTACGGCAATGTCTACAGCCCGCCGGGCTCGCGCGGCTGTGTGAACATGCGGCTTGCCGACGCGAAGGCCCTGTGGAAGACGCTCCTCAAGGGCGACCGGGTCTACGTGTGGGGCCGCAAGCCCGGCACCTGA
- a CDS encoding NAD(P)H-hydrate dehydratase yields MRTAYGVESVRAGERELMGRLAEGALMQRAAAGLAVECARVLGRVYGARVTLLVGSGDNGGDALYAGARLARRGAGVSAVLLSPERVHGGGLDALRAAGGVVVDAEDARAEGLVRGARLVVDGIVGIGGRGGLRDRAARLAVVAWESDGAVVAVDLPSGVDADTGEVRGDAVRADVTVTFGAYKPGLLVDPAREYAGVVRLVGIGLEMAGREPVVEAPQYADVAGLLPVPTGESDKYRRGVVGIVAGSARYPGAAVLAVAGALRGGAGAVRYVGPAADAVIARFPEALVSEGPPSKAGRVQAWVAGPGLGDDAERLRDVVDAEVPVLIDADGLRLAGERAVRERRAPTLLTPHAGEAAALLGVSRAEVEAGRLAAVRELAGRYGATVLLKGSTTLVGAAEGVVRVNPTGTPWLATAGSGDVLSGLAGSLLAAGLGALDAGSVGAYLHGLAARLAADGAPVGAHDVADAIPAAWRDVRR; encoded by the coding sequence ATGCGTACTGCTTATGGCGTGGAGAGTGTTCGGGCCGGGGAGCGGGAGCTCATGGGGCGGCTGGCCGAGGGGGCGTTGATGCAGCGGGCCGCGGCGGGGCTTGCCGTGGAGTGTGCGCGGGTGCTCGGCCGGGTTTACGGGGCGCGGGTCACCTTGTTGGTGGGGAGTGGGGACAACGGCGGGGATGCGCTGTACGCGGGGGCCCGGCTTGCTCGGCGGGGTGCCGGGGTGAGTGCCGTGTTGCTCTCGCCGGAGCGGGTTCATGGGGGTGGGCTCGATGCTCTGCGTGCCGCGGGGGGTGTTGTCGTGGACGCGGAGGATGCGCGGGCCGAGGGGCTTGTGCGGGGGGCTCGGCTCGTTGTCGACGGGATTGTGGGGATCGGGGGGCGTGGGGGGCTCAGGGACCGTGCCGCTCGGCTCGCTGTTGTGGCGTGGGAGTCCGACGGGGCCGTTGTCGCTGTTGATCTGCCCAGTGGTGTCGACGCGGATACCGGTGAGGTGCGCGGCGATGCGGTGCGGGCGGATGTGACCGTGACCTTCGGGGCGTACAAGCCGGGGTTGCTCGTTGATCCCGCTCGCGAGTACGCGGGTGTGGTGCGCCTTGTCGGGATCGGGCTCGAGATGGCCGGGCGTGAGCCTGTGGTGGAGGCCCCGCAGTACGCCGATGTGGCGGGGCTGCTGCCGGTGCCGACCGGGGAGAGCGACAAGTACCGCAGGGGCGTGGTCGGGATCGTCGCCGGTTCCGCGCGGTACCCGGGGGCCGCCGTGCTCGCCGTCGCGGGCGCGTTGCGCGGGGGCGCGGGCGCCGTGCGGTACGTGGGGCCCGCGGCGGACGCCGTCATCGCGCGGTTCCCCGAGGCGCTGGTGTCCGAGGGGCCGCCGTCCAAGGCAGGGCGCGTGCAGGCCTGGGTGGCGGGTCCGGGGCTCGGGGACGACGCGGAGCGGCTGCGGGACGTGGTCGACGCCGAGGTGCCCGTGCTGATCGATGCCGACGGGCTGCGGCTCGCGGGGGAGCGGGCCGTGCGCGAGCGGCGCGCGCCCACGCTGCTCACGCCGCACGCGGGCGAAGCCGCCGCGCTCCTCGGGGTCTCCCGTGCCGAGGTCGAGGCGGGACGGCTCGCCGCCGTGCGGGAGCTGGCGGGGCGCTACGGGGCGACCGTGCTCCTGAAGGGCTCCACCACGCTGGTCGGCGCGGCCGAAGGCGTCGTGCGCGTCAATCCCACCGGGACGCCCTGGCTCGCCACCGCGGGCAGCGGCGACGTGCTGTCCGGGCTCGCGGGGTCGCTGCTCGCGGCGGGTCTCGGCGCGCTGGACGCCGGGTCCGTCGGCGCGTACCTGCACGGCCTCGCGGCCCGGCTCGCCGCGGACGGGGCGCCGGTGGGGGCGCACGACGTGGCCGACGCGATTCCGGCCGCCTGGCGAGACGTACGGCGGTAG
- a CDS encoding holo-ACP synthase, whose product MIIGVGIDVAEIERFGAALERTPGMAERLFVEGELLLPSGERRGVASLAARFAAKEALAKALGAPGGLRWTDAEVWVEESGQPRLRVRGSVAERAAVLGVRGWHVSLSHDAGVASAVVIAEG is encoded by the coding sequence ATGATTATTGGGGTTGGCATCGACGTCGCGGAGATCGAGCGGTTCGGGGCCGCGCTGGAACGGACGCCGGGGATGGCGGAGCGGCTGTTCGTGGAGGGTGAGTTGCTGCTGCCGAGCGGGGAGCGGCGGGGCGTCGCTTCGCTGGCGGCGCGGTTCGCGGCGAAGGAGGCGTTGGCCAAGGCGTTGGGGGCGCCGGGTGGGCTTCGGTGGACGGATGCCGAGGTGTGGGTCGAGGAGAGCGGGCAGCCGCGGCTGCGGGTGCGGGGGAGTGTGGCGGAGAGGGCGGCCGTGTTGGGGGTTCGGGGGTGGCACGTTTCGCTCAGCCATGATGCGGGGGTCGCTTCCGCTGTGGTGATCGCTGAGGGGTAG
- the coaA gene encoding type I pantothenate kinase, whose product MISSVSEPTKAPRSAHRHKPEATPYVDLTRTEWSALRAKTPLPLTAEELEKLRGLGDVIDLDEVRDIYLPLSRLLNLYVGATDGLRGALNTFLGEKGSQSGTPFVIGVAGSVAVGKSTVARLLQALLSRWPEHPRVELVTTDGFLLPTKELEARGLMSRKGFPESYDRRALTRFVADIKAGKDEVTAPVYSHLIYDIVPGQRLTVRRPDILIVEGLNVLQPALPGKDGRTRVGLADYFDFSVYVDARTEDIERWYLNRFKKLRNTAFQNPSSYFRKYTQVSEEEALDYARTTWRTINKVNLVENVAPTRGRAALVVRKGPDHKVQRLSLRKL is encoded by the coding sequence GTGATCTCTTCGGTCTCCGAGCCAACGAAGGCTCCGCGGAGCGCCCACCGGCACAAGCCGGAGGCGACTCCCTACGTCGATCTCACCCGCACGGAGTGGAGCGCCCTGCGCGCCAAGACTCCCCTCCCCCTGACCGCCGAGGAGCTGGAGAAGCTCCGCGGCCTCGGCGACGTCATCGACCTGGACGAAGTGCGGGACATCTACCTCCCGCTCTCCCGCCTCCTGAACCTCTACGTCGGCGCGACGGACGGCCTCCGCGGCGCCCTCAACACGTTCCTCGGTGAGAAGGGCTCCCAGTCGGGCACGCCCTTCGTCATAGGAGTCGCGGGCTCCGTGGCAGTCGGCAAATCAACCGTCGCCCGCCTCCTCCAGGCCCTGCTCTCCCGCTGGCCGGAACACCCCCGCGTGGAACTCGTCACCACGGACGGCTTCCTGCTCCCCACCAAGGAACTCGAAGCCCGCGGCCTGATGTCGCGCAAGGGCTTCCCCGAGTCGTACGACCGCCGCGCCCTGACCCGCTTCGTGGCGGACATCAAGGCGGGCAAGGACGAGGTGACCGCGCCCGTCTACTCCCATCTGATCTACGACATCGTGCCCGGCCAGCGCCTCACGGTCCGCCGCCCCGACATCCTCATCGTCGAGGGCCTGAACGTCCTGCAGCCCGCACTCCCCGGCAAGGACGGCCGCACCCGCGTGGGCCTCGCGGACTACTTCGACTTCAGCGTGTACGTGGACGCCCGCACGGAGGACATCGAGCGCTGGTACCTGAACCGCTTCAAGAAGCTGCGGAACACGGCGTTCCAGAACCCGTCCTCGTACTTCCGCAAGTACACACAGGTCTCCGAGGAGGAAGCCCTGGACTACGCCCGCACCACCTGGCGCACGATCAACAAGGTGAACCTCGTGGAGAACGTGGCCCCCACCCGGGGCCGCGCCGCCCTGGTCGTCCGCAAGGGCCCGGACCACAAGGTCCAGCGCCTGAGCCTGCGCAAGCTCTGA
- a CDS encoding DUF389 domain-containing protein — translation MLHLRLITPSDKTDAVVRLIEKTVGTTHLAVVPGAARDPVGDVVMCDVAREAGDELIGGLRALDIDKSGSIAVENIDLSLSYRADKAADEAPGEGADAVLWEQLADATHEESTLSVTYVAFITLATMIAACGVVLDNAILIVGAMAVGPEFGPLAGFCTALVQRAPRLALRSLIAIVAGFAVAMLVTVGFSYFMDGVGLFSQDMLERARPNTAFVYAPDWFSFVVAVLAGIAGMLSLTSAKSGALVGVAISVTTVPAAANAAVALSYGEPGQTWGSTEQLLLNLLGIVLAGTLTLLAQKYFWALQRKRAARSRHV, via the coding sequence ATGCTGCACCTGCGCCTCATCACCCCCTCGGACAAGACCGACGCCGTGGTCCGCCTGATCGAGAAGACGGTCGGCACCACCCACCTCGCGGTGGTGCCGGGCGCCGCCCGCGACCCCGTCGGCGACGTCGTCATGTGCGACGTCGCACGCGAGGCGGGCGACGAACTGATCGGCGGCCTGCGCGCGCTCGACATCGACAAGTCCGGTTCGATCGCGGTGGAGAACATCGACCTCTCGCTCTCCTACCGGGCCGACAAGGCGGCGGACGAGGCACCCGGCGAGGGCGCGGACGCGGTCCTGTGGGAGCAGCTCGCCGACGCGACCCACGAGGAGTCGACGCTCTCCGTCACGTACGTCGCGTTCATCACGCTCGCCACGATGATCGCGGCCTGCGGCGTGGTCCTGGACAACGCGATCCTGATCGTGGGCGCGATGGCGGTGGGCCCGGAGTTCGGCCCGCTGGCGGGCTTCTGCACGGCCCTGGTCCAGCGCGCGCCCCGCCTCGCGCTGCGCTCGCTGATCGCGATCGTCGCGGGCTTCGCGGTGGCGATGCTGGTGACGGTGGGATTCAGCTACTTCATGGACGGCGTCGGCCTGTTCAGCCAGGACATGCTGGAGAGGGCGCGGCCCAACACGGCGTTCGTCTACGCGCCCGACTGGTTCTCGTTCGTCGTCGCGGTCCTCGCGGGAATCGCGGGCATGCTCTCCCTGACCTCGGCGAAGTCGGGCGCGCTCGTCGGCGTCGCGATCTCGGTGACGACGGTCCCCGCCGCGGCCAACGCGGCGGTCGCCCTCAGCTACGGAGAGCCGGGCCAGACCTGGGGCTCCACCGAGCAGTTGCTCCTGAACCTGCTCGGCATCGTCCTGGCGGGCACGCTCACGCTGCTCGCCCAGAAGTACTTCTGGGCCCTCCAGCGCAAGCGCGCCGCCAGGTCACGACACGTCTAG
- the glmM gene encoding phosphoglucosamine mutase, whose product MGRLFGTDGVRGVANADLTAELALGLSVAAAHVLAEVGTFEGHRPVAVVGRDPRASGEFLEAAVVAGLASAGVDVQRVGVLPTPAVAHLTGALGADLGVMLSASHNAMPDNGIKFFARGGHKLADDLEDRIESVYEEHRTGAPWQRPTGSGVGRVKSYDQGLDQYVAHLIGVLPNRLDGLKIVLDEAHGAAARVSPEAFTRAGAEVITIGAQPDGLNINDGCGSTHLELLKAAVVEHKADFGVAHDGDADRCLAVDHTGAEVDGDQILAVLALAMREHGSLRHDTVVGTVMSNLGFKLAMEAQGLSLVQTAVGDRYVLESMKEHGFALGGEQSGHVIILDHATTGDGTLTGLLLAARVAETGRTLADLAGVMERLPQVLINVPDVDKSRVTTSAELTAAVADAERELGSTGRVLLRSSGTEPLVRVMVEAADIEQARSVAGRLADVVKSALG is encoded by the coding sequence GTGGGACGACTCTTCGGCACGGACGGCGTGCGTGGTGTCGCCAACGCGGATCTGACGGCCGAGCTCGCGCTCGGACTCTCCGTGGCGGCGGCGCACGTACTGGCCGAGGTGGGCACCTTCGAAGGCCATCGCCCAGTAGCGGTGGTCGGCCGTGACCCACGTGCGTCCGGGGAGTTCCTGGAGGCCGCGGTGGTCGCGGGCCTGGCGAGCGCGGGCGTGGACGTCCAGCGCGTCGGTGTGCTGCCCACCCCCGCGGTGGCGCATCTCACCGGTGCGCTGGGCGCCGACCTCGGCGTGATGCTCTCCGCCAGCCACAACGCCATGCCGGACAACGGCATCAAGTTCTTCGCCCGCGGCGGCCACAAGCTCGCCGACGACCTCGAGGACCGCATCGAGTCCGTGTACGAGGAGCACCGCACCGGCGCTCCCTGGCAGCGGCCCACCGGGTCCGGCGTCGGCCGCGTGAAGTCGTACGACCAGGGGCTCGATCAGTACGTCGCGCACCTCATCGGCGTCCTGCCGAACCGCCTCGACGGACTGAAGATCGTCCTCGACGAGGCGCACGGCGCGGCCGCCCGCGTCTCGCCCGAGGCGTTCACGCGCGCCGGTGCCGAGGTCATCACGATCGGCGCCCAGCCCGACGGCCTGAACATCAACGACGGGTGCGGGTCCACGCACCTGGAGCTGCTCAAGGCCGCCGTCGTCGAGCACAAGGCCGACTTCGGCGTCGCGCACGACGGGGACGCGGACCGGTGCCTGGCCGTGGACCACACCGGTGCCGAGGTCGACGGCGACCAGATCCTCGCCGTGCTCGCCCTCGCCATGCGGGAGCACGGCTCGCTGCGGCACGACACCGTCGTCGGCACCGTCATGTCCAACCTCGGCTTCAAGCTGGCCATGGAGGCGCAGGGGCTCTCGCTCGTGCAGACCGCCGTCGGCGACCGCTACGTCCTTGAGTCGATGAAGGAGCACGGCTTCGCCCTCGGCGGCGAGCAGTCCGGGCACGTCATCATCCTCGACCACGCGACGACCGGTGACGGCACGCTGACCGGGCTGCTGCTCGCGGCGCGGGTCGCCGAGACCGGGCGTACGCTCGCGGACCTCGCCGGCGTCATGGAGCGCCTCCCGCAGGTCCTCATCAACGTGCCCGACGTCGACAAGTCGCGGGTGACGACCTCCGCCGAGCTGACCGCCGCCGTCGCCGACGCCGAGCGCGAGCTGGGCTCCACGGGGCGCGTGCTGCTGCGCTCCTCCGGGACCGAGCCGCTGGTGCGGGTCATGGTCGAGGCGGCCGACATCGAGCAGGCGCGGTCGGTGGCCGGGCGGCTCGCCGATGTGGTCAAGTCCGCGCTGGGCTAG
- the rpsI gene encoding 30S ribosomal protein S9: MAETTVEQPVEETEVVDVEQYTTESEAPVEGEYTSESNAARFGDPQPAAGLGRRKNAIARVRIVPGTGKWKVNGRTLEDYFPNKVHQQEVNEPFKVLELDDRYDVIARISGGGVSGQAGALRLGVARALNEADVDNNRAALKKAGYLKRDDRAVERKKAGLKKARKAPQYSKR; encoded by the coding sequence GTGGCCGAGACCACCGTTGAGCAGCCGGTCGAAGAGACCGAGGTTGTTGACGTCGAGCAGTACACCACCGAGTCCGAGGCGCCCGTCGAGGGCGAGTACACCTCGGAGTCGAACGCGGCCCGCTTCGGCGACCCGCAGCCGGCCGCCGGCCTTGGCCGTCGCAAGAACGCCATCGCGCGCGTTCGCATCGTGCCCGGCACCGGCAAGTGGAAGGTCAACGGGCGTACGCTCGAGGACTACTTCCCGAACAAGGTCCACCAGCAGGAAGTCAACGAGCCCTTCAAGGTGCTCGAGCTCGACGACCGCTACGACGTCATCGCCCGCATCTCGGGTGGCGGCGTCTCCGGTCAGGCCGGTGCGCTCCGTCTCGGTGTCGCCCGTGCGCTGAACGAGGCCGACGTCGACAACAACCGCGCCGCCCTCAAGAAGGCCGGTTACCTCAAGCGTGACGACCGTGCGGTCGAGCGCAAGAAGGCCGGTCTCAAGAAGGCCCGCAAGGCCCCGCAGTACAGCAAGCGTTAA
- the rplM gene encoding 50S ribosomal protein L13 → MRTYSPKPGDVTRQWHVIDARDIVLGRLATTAATLLRGKHKPIYAPHVDTGDFVIIINAEKVHLSGNKKTQKMAYRHSGYPGGLRSVRYDELLEKSPEKAVEKAVKGMLPKNTLGRQMLSKLKVYAGDQHPHGAQQPVPFEITQVAQ, encoded by the coding sequence GTGCGTACGTACAGCCCCAAGCCCGGCGATGTGACCCGCCAGTGGCACGTCATCGACGCCCGGGACATCGTCCTGGGTCGTCTGGCGACCACCGCTGCGACCCTTCTGCGCGGCAAGCACAAGCCGATCTACGCGCCCCACGTTGACACCGGTGACTTCGTCATCATCATCAACGCCGAGAAGGTGCACCTCTCCGGCAACAAGAAGACCCAGAAGATGGCGTACCGCCACTCCGGTTACCCGGGTGGTCTGCGTTCCGTCCGTTACGACGAGCTGCTCGAGAAGAGCCCCGAGAAGGCCGTTGAGAAGGCCGTCAAGGGCATGCTCCCCAAGAACACCCTGGGCCGTCAGATGCTCTCGAAGCTGAAGGTCTACGCGGGCGACCAGCACCCGCACGGCGCTCAGCAGCCGGTCCCGTTCGAGATCACCCAGGTCGCGCAGTAG
- a CDS encoding glycosyltransferase family 87 protein, whose amino-acid sequence MRRWLLCPASWQAWAVLGVVLLAGSVRVGLAVPDGGMDNAIVVRAAESWLHGRSPYADRHFLYLPGAVLAAVPGALLPTAVVRFLVPVAVTAGLVVGWVCALRIHGIALGSRFAAYGLLGLALGFAPFGHLVALGNWTVASAAVLPLALLLLCRGRWVAAGLAIGAAVAVKPLLAPVVLLFLFGRRWRALAVAVGVPVAVSVAVALLLPDPGGFFTRTLPFLLRGQDSFVRLYEASPGAVLARLGVPQSLATLLAAGAAAAGVWCAWRRWGRGDEGAARVVECAVMLMLAAFLVSRPSYDHYLMVVLPLLLAGVLTPGAVGRSPWFWVALVPQVPGFTWPWLEEGTRRAFKDAVTLCALAVVVGWRCAAPRLVWGGLGPRAVGLEGQGRLVRWSRVAGLRVRVLTRTGQRG is encoded by the coding sequence GTGCGGAGGTGGCTCCTGTGTCCTGCCTCCTGGCAGGCCTGGGCCGTGCTCGGCGTGGTGCTGCTCGCCGGGAGCGTCCGCGTGGGGCTCGCGGTGCCGGACGGCGGGATGGACAACGCCATCGTGGTGCGGGCCGCCGAGTCCTGGCTCCACGGGCGTTCGCCCTACGCCGACCGGCACTTCCTCTATCTGCCGGGGGCCGTGCTCGCCGCGGTCCCGGGGGCCCTGCTGCCGACCGCGGTGGTGCGCTTCCTGGTGCCCGTCGCGGTCACCGCGGGCCTCGTCGTCGGGTGGGTGTGCGCGCTGCGGATCCACGGGATCGCCCTGGGGAGCAGGTTCGCCGCGTACGGACTGCTCGGTCTCGCGCTCGGCTTCGCGCCCTTCGGGCACCTGGTCGCGCTCGGCAACTGGACCGTGGCGTCGGCGGCCGTGCTGCCGCTCGCGCTGCTCCTTCTCTGCCGGGGCAGGTGGGTCGCGGCGGGCCTCGCCATCGGCGCCGCCGTCGCGGTGAAGCCCCTGCTCGCCCCCGTCGTGCTGCTCTTCCTCTTCGGGCGGCGGTGGCGGGCCCTGGCGGTCGCGGTGGGGGTGCCCGTGGCGGTCTCGGTGGCGGTGGCGCTCCTGCTGCCGGATCCGGGGGGCTTCTTCACGCGGACGCTGCCGTTCCTGCTGCGTGGCCAGGACAGTTTCGTACGTCTCTATGAGGCGTCGCCCGGAGCGGTGCTCGCGCGGCTCGGGGTGCCGCAGTCGCTCGCGACGCTGCTTGCCGCGGGTGCGGCGGCGGCCGGGGTGTGGTGTGCGTGGCGACGGTGGGGGCGGGGTGACGAGGGGGCGGCGCGGGTCGTGGAGTGCGCCGTGATGCTGATGCTCGCGGCCTTCCTGGTCTCGCGGCCTTCGTACGACCACTACCTGATGGTCGTCCTTCCGCTGCTGCTCGCCGGGGTGCTGACGCCGGGGGCCGTGGGGCGGAGCCCGTGGTTCTGGGTGGCGCTCGTGCCGCAGGTGCCGGGGTTCACCTGGCCGTGGCTGGAGGAGGGGACGCGGCGGGCCTTCAAGGACGCGGTGACGCTGTGTGCGCTCGCGGTGGTCGTGGGGTGGCGGTGCGCGGCGCCCCGCCTGGTGTGGGGCGGGCTCGGGCCTCGGGCGGTTGGCCTGGAGGGGCAGGGCCGCCTGGTGCGGTGGAGCCGGGTCGCCGGTCTCCGGGTGCGCGTTTTGACCCGTACGGGGCAGCGCGGGTAG